The following are from one region of the Arachis duranensis cultivar V14167 chromosome 10, aradu.V14167.gnm2.J7QH, whole genome shotgun sequence genome:
- the LOC107469826 gene encoding GTPase ERA-like, chloroplastic isoform X1, whose product MEKLSLQQLYTLPTTTSTLPIPQFLFPLFTAPTPFPTELHSQRCCRTTMHRPFEAFPKRQDRACISKQTQAEAEAEEESSYSDDDLSFLSLSEKPDRNMALLDDYEADELDLDFGPNHRSGYVALLGKPNVGKSTLANQMIGQKLSIVTDKPQTTRHRILCICSGSDYQMVLYDTPGVLQKEMHKLDSMMMKNVRSAVVNADCVLVLVDACKAPEKIDEVLEDGIGDLEEKPPTLLILNKKDLIKPGEVAKKLEWYEKFTDVDEVIPVSAKYGHGVEDVRDWILSKLPNGPAYYPKDIVSEHPERFFVAEIVREKIFMQYRNEIPYACQVNVVSYKTRPTAKDFIQVEILVEKNSQKIIVIGREGKALKLLATAARLDIEDFLQKKVYLEIEVKVKENWRQDEGLLNHYGYGGQIRVI is encoded by the exons ATGGAGAAACTGTCCTTGCAGCAGCTATACACACTTCCAACTACAACCTCAACTCTTCCCATTCCGCAATTCCTCTTCCCCTTATTCACAGCCCCAACTCCCTTCCCAACCGAATTACACTCCCAAAGATGTTGCAGAACCACCATGCATCGTCCATTTGAAGCGTTCCCCAAGAGACAAGACCGTGCTTGCATCAGCAAACAAACacaagcagaagcagaagcagaggAAGAATCTTCTTATTCAGATGATGATCTATCCTTCTTGTCCCTCAGCGAGAAGCCTGATAGGAACATGGCCTTGCTTGACGATTATGAGGCCGACGAGCTCGACTTGGATTTTGGCCCCAATCACCGAAGCG GATATGTGGCTTTACTTGGCAAGCCAAATGTTGGGAAGAGTACACTGGCAAAccaaatgattggccaaaagcTCTCAATAGTTACAGATAAACCTCAGACAACCAGGCATCGAATTCTCTGTATATGTTCTGGCTCAGATTATCAG ATGGTACTTTATGACACACCTGGCGTCTTACAGAAGGAAATGCACAAATTAGactcaatgatgatgaaaaatgtTCGCAGTGCTGTGGTAAATGCTGACTGTGTGTTGGTCCTTGTTGATGCATGTAAAGCGCCTGAAAAA ATTGATGAAGTGTTGGAAGATGGAATAGGAGACCTTGAAGAAAAGCCTCCAACTCTATTGATTCTGAACAAGAAGGATCTTATCAAACCTGGTGAAGTTGCAAAGAAACTGGAG TGGTATGAGAAATTTACCGATGTtgatgaggtgattccagttaGTGCCAAATATGGTCATGGGGTTGAAGATGTCAGGGACTGGATACTGTCAAAGCTTCCCAATGGACCAGCTTATTATCCAAAG GACATTGTCAGTGAGCATCCAGAAAGATTTTTTGTGGCTGAAATTGTTAGAGAAAAGATTTTTATGCAGTATCGAAATGAGATTCCGTACGCATGCCAG GTAAACGTTGTAAGCTATAAGACTCGGCCAACTGCAAAGGATTTCATACAAGTGGAGATTTTGGTTGAGAAAAACTCTCAGAAGATAATTGTTATTGGAAGA GAAGGAAAGGCTTTGAAACTGCTTGCAACAGCTGCTCGCCTTGACATAGAAGATTTTCTACAGAAGAAAGTTTATCTTGAG ATTGAAGTGAAAGTCAAAGAAAATTGGCGACAAGATGAAGGACTTCTTAATCATTATGGTTATGGGGGTCAGATACGTGTTATATGA
- the LOC107469826 gene encoding GTPase ERA-like, chloroplastic isoform X2, whose protein sequence is MMIYPSCPSARSLIGTWPCLTIMRPTSSTWILAPITEAVNAGYVALLGKPNVGKSTLANQMIGQKLSIVTDKPQTTRHRILCICSGSDYQMVLYDTPGVLQKEMHKLDSMMMKNVRSAVVNADCVLVLVDACKAPEKIDEVLEDGIGDLEEKPPTLLILNKKDLIKPGEVAKKLEWYEKFTDVDEVIPVSAKYGHGVEDVRDWILSKLPNGPAYYPKDIVSEHPERFFVAEIVREKIFMQYRNEIPYACQVNVVSYKTRPTAKDFIQVEILVEKNSQKIIVIGREGKALKLLATAARLDIEDFLQKKVYLEIEVKVKENWRQDEGLLNHYGYGGQIRVI, encoded by the exons ATGATGATCTATCCTTCTTGTCCCTCAGCGAGAAGCCTGATAGGAACATGGCCTTGCTTGACGATTATGAGGCCGACGAGCTCGACTTGGATTTTGGCCCCAATCACCGAAGCG GTAAATGCAGGATATGTGGCTTTACTTGGCAAGCCAAATGTTGGGAAGAGTACACTGGCAAAccaaatgattggccaaaagcTCTCAATAGTTACAGATAAACCTCAGACAACCAGGCATCGAATTCTCTGTATATGTTCTGGCTCAGATTATCAG ATGGTACTTTATGACACACCTGGCGTCTTACAGAAGGAAATGCACAAATTAGactcaatgatgatgaaaaatgtTCGCAGTGCTGTGGTAAATGCTGACTGTGTGTTGGTCCTTGTTGATGCATGTAAAGCGCCTGAAAAA ATTGATGAAGTGTTGGAAGATGGAATAGGAGACCTTGAAGAAAAGCCTCCAACTCTATTGATTCTGAACAAGAAGGATCTTATCAAACCTGGTGAAGTTGCAAAGAAACTGGAG TGGTATGAGAAATTTACCGATGTtgatgaggtgattccagttaGTGCCAAATATGGTCATGGGGTTGAAGATGTCAGGGACTGGATACTGTCAAAGCTTCCCAATGGACCAGCTTATTATCCAAAG GACATTGTCAGTGAGCATCCAGAAAGATTTTTTGTGGCTGAAATTGTTAGAGAAAAGATTTTTATGCAGTATCGAAATGAGATTCCGTACGCATGCCAG GTAAACGTTGTAAGCTATAAGACTCGGCCAACTGCAAAGGATTTCATACAAGTGGAGATTTTGGTTGAGAAAAACTCTCAGAAGATAATTGTTATTGGAAGA GAAGGAAAGGCTTTGAAACTGCTTGCAACAGCTGCTCGCCTTGACATAGAAGATTTTCTACAGAAGAAAGTTTATCTTGAG ATTGAAGTGAAAGTCAAAGAAAATTGGCGACAAGATGAAGGACTTCTTAATCATTATGGTTATGGGGGTCAGATACGTGTTATATGA